A section of the Triticum dicoccoides isolate Atlit2015 ecotype Zavitan chromosome 7A, WEW_v2.0, whole genome shotgun sequence genome encodes:
- the LOC119332316 gene encoding probable histone H2AXb gives MAIAGSGRGKAKPAASAKSVSRSSKAGLQFPVGRVARYLKVGKYAQRVGAGAPVYLAAVLEYLAAETLELAGNAARDNKKNRIVPRHIQLAVRNDEELSRLLGSVTIAAGGVLPSIHTTLLPKKAGKGKGDIGSASQEF, from the exons ATGGCCATTGCCGGCAGTGGGAGGGGCAAGGCGAAGCCTGCGGCCAGCGCCAAGTCCGTGTCCCGGTCGTCCAAGGCCGGCCTGCAGTTCCCCGTCGGTCGCGTCGCCCGGTACCTCAAGGTCGGCAAGTACGCGCAGCGCGTCGGCGCCGGCGCCCCCGTCTACCTCGCCGCCGTCCTCGAGTACCTCGCCGCCGAG ACCCTGGAGCTCGCCGGGAACGCGGCGCGGGACAACAAGAAGAACCGGATCGTGCCGCGCCACATCCAGCTGGCGGTGCGCAACGACGAGGAGCTGAGCCGGCTGCTGGGCTCGGTCACCATCGCCGCCGGCGGGGTGCTGCCCAGCATCCACACCACGCTGCTCCCCAAGAAGGCCGGCAAGGGCAAGGGCGACATCGGCTCCGCTTCCCAGGAGTTCTAG
- the LOC119329314 gene encoding histone H2A-beta, sperm-like — protein sequence MAIAGSGSGNSKPAASMKSVSRSSMAGLQFPLGRVTRYLRAGNYAQHVSTSAHVYLAAVISFSLIQTLQPADNATRDNKKNRIVPRHIQPAVCNDEELSRLLCAFTIADDGMMSGIHTVLLPKKADKAKGDIHRKAS from the exons ATGGCCATTGCCGGTAGCGGGAGCGGCAATTCGAAGCCCGCCGCCAGCATGAAGTCTGTGTCTCGGTCGTCCATGGCCGGCCTCCAATTTCCTCTCGGCCGCGTCACCAGGTACCTTAGGGCCGGCAATTACGCACAACACGTCAGTACCAGCGCCCACGTCTACCTCGCTGCTG TCATTTCTTTCTCTTTGATTCAGACCCTGCAGCCTGCCGACAACGCAACACGAGACAACAAGAAGAACCGGATCGTGCCGCGACACATCCAGCCAGCGGTGTGCAACGATGAGGAGTTGAGTCGATTGTTGTGCGCGTTCACCATCGCCGATGACGGGATGATGTCCGGGATCCACACCgtgctcctccccaagaaggccgaCAAGGCCAAAGGTGACATCCACCGGAAAGCATCCTAG